In the Corynebacterium suedekumii genome, one interval contains:
- a CDS encoding BCCT family transporter, with product MHSGSGRASKRNLFGLKSDPGIFLGAAGCILVFVVSTIILGATARDAFTVISGGLMTYFGWMYIGGVSLVFIFLLGVFVSRYGRLKLGDDDEDPRYPLPVWFSMIFAGGVGAVLMFWGVAEPINHAFNVPMANADPMSEAAIGQAFVFTYYHFGIHMWVIFVLPGLALGYFIYKRKLPPRLSSIFAPLLGGRIYSWPGKPIDILAIIGTTFGIAVSVGLGVLQINSGLNKMWDVPQVSWVQLVIILVITGLGCLSVGAGLEKGIKLLSNINIALAVALMVFILVTGPMLTLLKFVIESFGIYATGLPEVMFWTDSFDDNPGWQGTWTMFYWAWTICWSPYVGMFVARISKGRTVREFIAGVLALPTIFGVIWFAIFGRAGVEMELADPGALTQPVVVDGDVPQALFGLLDAYPLTTFSSLLAIVVIVIFFVTSIDSAALVNDMFATGEEDTSPTSYRIGWALAIGAVAGALLLISPATGIATLQEVVIIVAFPFFLMQFIMMYSLVKGMSDDVAAQRQLRTRQWEKTDTAEKLEAYESRPAPGYDAEGNPLPVPVLEHDDDGNIVIPGNVVIGGDLGVVGDLTDDPDEAAEMESRFRIVEQSRPRTQDNW from the coding sequence ATGCACTCCGGATCCGGAAGGGCCAGTAAACGTAATCTGTTCGGGTTGAAGTCGGACCCGGGCATCTTCCTCGGAGCGGCGGGATGCATTCTCGTCTTCGTCGTCTCCACGATCATCCTCGGGGCGACCGCCCGGGACGCGTTCACCGTCATCTCCGGTGGACTGATGACCTACTTCGGCTGGATGTACATCGGCGGCGTGTCCCTGGTGTTCATCTTCCTGCTCGGCGTCTTCGTCTCCCGCTACGGCCGACTCAAGCTCGGTGACGACGACGAGGATCCCCGCTACCCGCTGCCCGTGTGGTTCTCCATGATCTTCGCCGGCGGCGTCGGCGCGGTGCTGATGTTCTGGGGCGTGGCCGAGCCCATCAACCACGCCTTCAACGTGCCCATGGCCAACGCTGACCCCATGTCCGAGGCCGCCATCGGGCAGGCGTTCGTGTTCACGTACTACCACTTCGGCATCCACATGTGGGTCATCTTCGTGCTGCCGGGCCTGGCACTGGGCTACTTCATCTACAAGCGCAAGCTCCCGCCGCGCCTGTCGTCGATCTTCGCCCCGCTGCTCGGCGGCCGGATCTACTCCTGGCCGGGCAAGCCCATCGACATCCTCGCCATCATCGGCACCACCTTCGGCATCGCCGTCTCCGTGGGTCTGGGCGTGCTGCAGATCAACTCCGGCCTCAACAAGATGTGGGACGTGCCGCAGGTCAGTTGGGTGCAGCTGGTGATCATCCTCGTCATCACCGGCCTCGGCTGCCTCTCCGTCGGCGCGGGCCTGGAGAAGGGCATCAAGCTGCTCTCCAACATCAACATCGCCCTCGCCGTGGCACTGATGGTGTTCATCCTGGTCACCGGACCGATGCTCACGCTGCTCAAGTTCGTCATCGAGTCCTTCGGCATCTACGCCACCGGCCTGCCCGAGGTGATGTTCTGGACCGACTCCTTCGACGACAACCCGGGCTGGCAGGGCACGTGGACGATGTTCTACTGGGCGTGGACCATCTGCTGGTCGCCGTACGTGGGCATGTTCGTCGCCCGCATCTCCAAGGGCCGGACCGTCCGCGAGTTCATCGCCGGTGTCCTCGCCCTGCCGACCATCTTCGGCGTCATCTGGTTCGCCATCTTCGGCCGCGCGGGCGTGGAGATGGAGCTGGCGGACCCGGGTGCGCTCACCCAGCCGGTCGTCGTCGACGGCGATGTGCCGCAGGCGCTGTTCGGCCTGCTCGACGCGTACCCGCTCACCACCTTCAGTTCGCTGCTGGCCATCGTGGTGATCGTCATCTTCTTCGTCACCTCGATCGACTCCGCCGCCCTGGTCAACGACATGTTCGCCACCGGCGAGGAGGACACCAGCCCGACGTCCTACCGCATCGGCTGGGCGTTGGCCATCGGCGCGGTCGCCGGTGCGCTGCTGCTCATCTCCCCGGCGACGGGTATCGCCACGCTGCAGGAGGTGGTCATCATCGTGGCCTTCCCCTTCTTCCTCATGCAGTTCATCATGATGTACTCCCTGGTCAAGGGTATGAGTGACGATGTCGCCGCCCAGCGCCAGCTGCGCACCCGCCAGTGGGAGAAGACCGACACCGCCGAGAAGCTCGAGGCCTACGAATCCCGCCCGGCCCCGGGCTATGACGCCGAGGGCAACCCGCTGCCCGTCCCGGTGCTCGAGCACGACGACGACGGCAACATCGTCATCCCCGGCAACGTGGTCATCGGCGGCGACCTCGGCGTGGTCGGCGACCTCACCGACGATCCGGACGAGGCCGCCGAGATGGAGTCCCGGTTCCGGATCGTCGAGCAGTCCCGCCCCCGGACCCAGGACAACTGGTAG